A portion of the Diprion similis isolate iyDipSimi1 chromosome 4, iyDipSimi1.1, whole genome shotgun sequence genome contains these proteins:
- the LOC124405717 gene encoding peptide methionine sulfoxide reductase, whose protein sequence is MPGQIEKLVTKRATFGMGCFWACDALFGATPGVLRTRVGYAGGTMDSPTYRNIGDHTEVIDIDYNPELIGYQELLNLFWNNHEYGLTTRIKRQYMSLVLWHDEEDRLTAEQSREKEQRKRGEPLITEIKRFERFYPAEKYHQKYRLQAHPWLVEKLRLKTSEELLGSTLAAKLNGYLAGAASIGQFEQELPSLGLNEETTEYVRRYVVENQGNGLYC, encoded by the exons ATGCCAGGCCAAATAGAAAAACTTGTCACCAAGAGGGCCACCTTCGGTATGGGCTGCTTCTGGGCGTGTGATGCGCTCTTCGGGGCGACGCCAGGCGTCCTGAGAACCAGGGTTGGATACGCCGGTGGGACGATGGACTCTCCCACCTACAGGAACAT AGGCGACCACACCGAGGTCATCGACATCGACTACAATCCTGAACTAATTGGCTACCAGGAACTGCTCAATTTATTTTGGAACAACCACGAGTACGGATTGACGACGAGAATCAAGCGTCAG TATATGTCTCTCGTCTTATGGCATGACGAGGAGGACCGATTAACAGCGGAACAGTCCAGGGAAAAAGAGCAGCGTAAACGCGGAGAACCCCTCATTACGGAAATCAAAAGATTCGAGCGATTTTACCCAGCAGAGAA ATACCATCAAAAGTACCGGCTTCAGGCCCATCCCTGGctcgttgaaaaattgcgGCTCAAAACAAGCGAGGAACTGTTGGGATCAACATTGGCGGCAAAGTTGAACGGTTATTTGGCCGGTGCGGCAAGTATCGGTCAATTCGAACAGGAACTTCCATCTTTGGGTCTGAATGAAGAAACTACCGAATACGTGCGAAGATACGTCGTCGAGAACCAGGGCAACGGGTTGTACTGTTAG